The following are encoded in a window of Congzhengia minquanensis genomic DNA:
- a CDS encoding MATE family efflux transporter, which yields MQNRLTTGKIGRSLISFSLPMIFGNLLQQLYNVADTLIVGKTIGPAALSAVGSSYALMVLLTSIVLGLCMGSSVVFSHLFGADKIDEMKISIFNSGIFIFILSAAINIGAFLCLDNIILWLNIPKEAVTLTREYLKIIFSGMIFVTVYNFFASVLRSVGNTVIPLIFLAAAAITNIVLDLLFILVFHMGVAGAAYATVTAQALSAICITVYFFVKEKQLCPAKQHICFDKGLLKRIVGNSVLTSVQQSIMNFGILMVQGLVNSFGFAVSAAFAAVVKIDAFAYMPAQDFGNAFATFIAQNHGAGQKERIHKGILTALKLSCVFCLFASACVYVFAKPLMLLFVNSGETQIINIGIEYLHIEGAFYVGIGILFLLYGLFRGLGKSSISIFLTVVSLGSRVALAYALSSLPSVGVAGIWWSVPIGWALADAAGCMIYLFRHRSHFIQKK from the coding sequence ATGCAAAATAGATTAACAACAGGAAAAATTGGGCGTTCGCTGATTTCGTTCAGCCTCCCCATGATTTTTGGAAACCTGCTCCAGCAGTTATACAACGTGGCAGACACCTTAATTGTCGGCAAGACCATCGGCCCTGCCGCGCTGTCTGCTGTTGGTTCTTCTTATGCGCTGATGGTTTTGCTGACCTCCATTGTGTTAGGCCTGTGCATGGGAAGCAGCGTTGTGTTTTCACACCTTTTTGGCGCGGACAAAATCGACGAAATGAAAATCAGCATTTTTAATTCCGGGATTTTTATTTTCATTTTGTCAGCCGCAATTAACATTGGGGCTTTTTTGTGTTTGGATAACATCATTCTTTGGCTGAACATTCCCAAAGAGGCCGTAACGCTCACCCGGGAATATTTAAAAATTATTTTTTCCGGCATGATTTTTGTGACTGTTTATAACTTTTTTGCCTCTGTTTTAAGAAGTGTGGGAAACACAGTTATTCCTCTAATTTTTCTTGCGGCGGCGGCAATTACAAATATTGTATTAGACCTTCTTTTCATTTTAGTTTTCCATATGGGTGTTGCCGGGGCGGCTTATGCCACAGTAACTGCACAGGCGCTGTCTGCCATATGCATTACGGTTTACTTTTTTGTAAAAGAAAAACAGCTCTGTCCTGCAAAACAGCATATCTGCTTTGACAAGGGACTGCTGAAACGAATTGTTGGCAATTCCGTTTTAACCTCTGTGCAGCAGTCAATTATGAATTTTGGAATTTTAATGGTCCAGGGCCTGGTAAACAGTTTTGGATTTGCCGTTAGCGCCGCGTTTGCCGCTGTGGTAAAAATTGATGCGTTTGCCTACATGCCCGCGCAGGACTTTGGCAACGCATTTGCAACGTTTATTGCCCAAAATCACGGAGCCGGGCAAAAAGAACGAATTCACAAAGGCATTTTAACAGCACTGAAACTCTCCTGTGTGTTTTGCCTTTTTGCCTCGGCCTGCGTTTATGTTTTTGCAAAACCTCTCATGCTTCTGTTTGTCAATTCGGGCGAAACACAAATTATCAACATTGGCATTGAATATCTGCACATTGAGGGCGCTTTTTATGTGGGAATTGGGATTTTGTTCCTGCTGTATGGTTTGTTTCGCGGTCTTGGCAAGTCGTCCATTTCCATTTTTCTGACCGTTGTTTCCCTGGGCAGCCGTGTTGCGCTGGCATATGCTCTGTCGTCGCTTCCATCAGTGGGCGTAGCGGGAATTTGGTGGTCTGTTCCCATTGGGTGGGCGCTGGCCGACGCAGCGGGTTGTATGATTTATCTGTTCCGCCATCGATCTCATTTCATTCAAAAAAAGTAG
- a CDS encoding AAA family ATPase, whose product MEKQLIISVGREFGSGGHAIAELLAKRFDLPLYDSNLLEEIAERKSLNVKHLEKYDEIPKNRLFSRNVMGYSNSPEEAIANLQFDYLRQKADSGASFIIVGRCAEEVLKGNPALTTIFVLGDMEAKVARIMELYQVSEQKAENIVVSTNKKRKNYHNYYCTKQWGDSRNYELSINSSRLGLIATADIIEDYIRRKMNLNK is encoded by the coding sequence ATGGAAAAACAGTTGATCATTTCTGTCGGCCGTGAGTTTGGCAGCGGCGGACACGCCATAGCGGAACTGCTGGCAAAGCGTTTTGACCTTCCGCTTTACGACAGTAATCTGCTGGAGGAAATCGCAGAGCGCAAAAGCTTAAATGTAAAGCATTTGGAAAAGTATGACGAAATTCCCAAAAACCGCTTGTTTTCAAGAAACGTAATGGGTTATTCCAACTCGCCGGAGGAGGCAATTGCCAATCTGCAGTTCGACTATCTGCGCCAAAAGGCAGACAGCGGCGCGTCGTTTATCATTGTCGGCCGTTGTGCAGAGGAAGTGTTAAAGGGAAACCCGGCCCTAACCACCATTTTTGTTCTGGGAGACATGGAAGCAAAAGTCGCCCGCATTATGGAACTTTATCAGGTTTCGGAACAAAAGGCGGAAAACATTGTGGTTTCTACAAACAAAAAGAGAAAAAATTACCACAATTATTACTGCACGAAACAATGGGGCGACTCAAGAAACTACGAGCTTTCCATTAACAGCAGCCGTTTAGGGCTAATTGCAACAGCAGATATCATTGAAGATTATATCAGGCGAAAAATGAACCTGAACAAGTAA
- a CDS encoding LacI family DNA-binding transcriptional regulator, translated as MNLKTKNFRNPLQKKALCATMKQTKMRRGEKMTLQKLAKLAGVSVSTVSKAFSDSREISVETKEQILSLAKRHGCFEKYYKGKFGKQLVAVICPEIRGEFYADFAADLNDKIEERGGMMMLSVSGFSAEREEDLIRYYGSFGHADGIIFVSGSLRLKTEPNIPVVQIGGKYKTEKADYIDIDIASGIDQAVEYLKANGHRKIGYIGETLTASKHRLFCEAMRKNALRLEEAYMVNSKMRFQMAGFDAMKQLMEQKDRPTAVIAAYDYMAMGALRYTQEAGLSIPKDVSVIGMNNVSAAAYLDVPLTTIVSHPEELCETAVDLIFKKMDNQFYFARQDITLKSRLIVRDSVANLTGSSEPSRFCCF; from the coding sequence ATGAATTTAAAGACGAAAAATTTTCGTAACCCATTGCAGAAAAAAGCACTTTGTGCTACAATGAAACAAACAAAAATGCGAAGGGGCGAAAAAATGACACTGCAAAAGCTGGCGAAGCTGGCAGGGGTTTCGGTTTCCACCGTTTCAAAAGCATTTTCAGACAGCAGGGAAATCAGCGTTGAAACGAAAGAGCAAATCCTGTCGCTTGCAAAAAGGCATGGATGCTTTGAAAAATATTATAAAGGGAAGTTCGGAAAACAACTGGTGGCGGTAATTTGTCCTGAAATTCGGGGGGAATTTTACGCGGACTTTGCCGCGGACCTAAATGACAAAATTGAAGAAAGAGGCGGCATGATGATGCTGTCAGTCAGCGGATTTTCCGCCGAACGGGAAGAAGACCTAATTCGTTATTACGGCTCTTTCGGACACGCCGACGGCATCATTTTCGTATCAGGCTCGCTGCGCCTGAAAACGGAACCGAACATACCGGTTGTGCAAATCGGAGGCAAATATAAAACAGAAAAGGCAGATTATATTGATATCGACATTGCCTCAGGCATTGACCAGGCTGTGGAATATTTGAAAGCAAACGGCCACAGAAAAATCGGATACATCGGAGAAACGCTCACCGCGTCGAAACACCGCCTGTTTTGTGAAGCAATGCGAAAGAATGCACTGCGGCTGGAGGAGGCATATATGGTGAACAGCAAAATGCGGTTTCAGATGGCAGGATTTGACGCCATGAAACAGTTGATGGAACAAAAAGACCGCCCCACCGCGGTGATCGCGGCGTATGACTATATGGCAATGGGCGCGCTCCGTTACACCCAAGAGGCGGGGCTAAGCATTCCAAAGGACGTGTCCGTTATCGGCATGAACAACGTTTCCGCCGCGGCCTATTTAGATGTTCCGCTCACCACCATTGTTTCGCACCCCGAAGAACTGTGTGAAACAGCGGTGGATTTAATCTTTAAAAAAATGGACAACCAGTTTTATTTTGCCCGGCAGGATATCACGTTAAAAAGCCGGTTGATTGTCCGCGACAGCGTTGCAAACTTAACCGGTTCGTCAGAACCTTCACGGTTCTGCTGTTTCTGA
- a CDS encoding biotin transporter BioY — translation MEKNNSKKTVRLVLCALFAALIAVGAFIKIPIPYIPLTLQTLFTMLAGLMLGGRLGAISVCVYVAIGLAGLPVFTQGGGITYVLKPTFGYLIGFAVGTYVTGAIANKTAAPTFRRLVGANLAGLAIIYLFGMVYYFLISHLYLGTNITIRNLFLYCFLATIPGDVISCLVAAVIGKRLNPITRKYVQ, via the coding sequence ATGGAAAAAAATAATTCTAAGAAAACCGTGCGACTGGTTTTATGTGCGCTGTTTGCGGCGCTGATTGCAGTTGGGGCGTTTATTAAAATTCCAATTCCATACATTCCGCTGACTCTGCAAACGCTGTTTACCATGCTGGCAGGGCTTATGCTGGGCGGCAGGCTCGGCGCGATAAGCGTATGCGTATATGTTGCCATTGGACTTGCAGGATTGCCGGTGTTCACCCAGGGCGGCGGCATAACGTATGTGCTAAAACCCACCTTTGGCTACTTAATTGGCTTTGCAGTGGGCACTTATGTTACAGGCGCCATTGCAAACAAAACAGCGGCGCCCACGTTTCGGCGGCTGGTAGGCGCAAACTTGGCCGGCCTTGCGATTATCTATCTGTTTGGCATGGTTTATTATTTTCTAATCAGCCATCTGTATCTTGGCACAAACATCACCATTCGGAATTTGTTTTTATATTGCTTTTTGGCAACAATCCCCGGCGATGTTATCTCGTGTCTTGTTGCCGCAGTAATTGGAAAGCGGCTGAACCCAATAACAAGGAAATATGTTCAGTAA
- a CDS encoding S-layer homology domain-containing protein — MLRYGTLMQQNSDGSFDLVIYIDQAEDFKLEFAKELSVFKKGWLNNKKLRFIKIVLAGTLIFSIPFSQIAAKGPRYAMSYIYFGSNASQLEYISLAQDTLAVISPSYFDLNADGSLKQNYISESFVNAVHDKGIRVVPFLSNHWDRASGVNALNRLDQLTDEIALAVERYQLDGVNVDIENVTHTERDKYTELVRLLREKIPNGKEVSVAVAANPNGWNTGWHGSYDYRRLAEYADHLFIMSYDEHYQGGTAGPVASLNFVERSVQYALNNQVPASKIVLGIPFFGRLWAADGSVKGLGVSINRVEDIIAKYGGEVTYSETARSPKAEFTLTTSDSLTVTGTKLGPGDYEIWYENSNSIKEKLALVDKYDLKGAGNWSSGQETRDVWDYYDLWLNSKYFEDIFHHFAKDDIIQAVKEGHMIGTSNTHFSPDDSLTRAQAATIASRVLKLSPSSNMAFSDTKGHWAEREIAAAAEAGFFMGYPDGSFQPERVMSREEMASLLFRMIQTDVQGAGPVFSDVLEERWSYQEITALAQAGILNGYEDDTFRPERALTRGEMAALLARLPEQ, encoded by the coding sequence ATGCTTCGTTATGGAACCCTTATGCAGCAAAACAGCGATGGTTCGTTTGACCTTGTCATATACATCGACCAAGCAGAAGATTTTAAGCTTGAATTTGCAAAAGAGCTTTCTGTTTTTAAGAAAGGCTGGCTAAACAATAAAAAACTGCGGTTTATTAAAATAGTGTTAGCCGGCACGCTGATTTTCAGCATCCCATTTTCCCAAATCGCGGCAAAGGGTCCCCGTTATGCCATGTCATATATCTACTTTGGCTCAAACGCCTCGCAGCTGGAATACATTTCATTGGCACAGGATACCCTGGCGGTAATCTCCCCCAGCTACTTCGACTTAAATGCAGACGGAAGCTTGAAGCAAAATTATATTTCAGAAAGCTTCGTAAACGCCGTTCACGACAAGGGAATTCGCGTTGTTCCGTTTCTGTCTAACCATTGGGACCGCGCTTCCGGCGTAAATGCATTAAACCGGTTAGACCAGCTCACAGACGAAATCGCTTTGGCTGTTGAACGCTATCAATTAGACGGCGTAAATGTAGACATTGAAAATGTTACCCACACAGAGCGCGATAAATATACGGAGCTGGTGCGGCTGCTGCGCGAAAAAATTCCGAACGGAAAAGAAGTTTCTGTGGCCGTTGCGGCTAACCCCAACGGGTGGAACACCGGGTGGCACGGCTCCTACGACTACCGCCGCCTGGCGGAATATGCCGACCATTTGTTTATAATGTCTTACGACGAACATTACCAGGGCGGAACCGCCGGGCCGGTTGCCTCCTTAAATTTTGTGGAACGGTCTGTGCAGTATGCTCTGAACAATCAGGTTCCCGCGTCAAAAATCGTTTTGGGAATTCCGTTTTTCGGAAGGCTGTGGGCCGCCGACGGCAGCGTAAAAGGGCTTGGTGTTTCCATTAACAGAGTGGAGGACATCATTGCCAAATATGGCGGGGAGGTAACATACAGCGAAACGGCGAGAAGCCCCAAAGCAGAATTTACGCTGACAACTTCAGACAGTTTAACCGTTACCGGCACGAAGCTGGGCCCGGGTGACTATGAAATTTGGTATGAAAACAGCAATTCCATCAAAGAAAAGCTGGCGCTGGTGGACAAATATGACTTAAAAGGCGCAGGTAACTGGAGCAGCGGGCAGGAAACCCGGGACGTGTGGGACTATTATGATTTGTGGCTGAACAGCAAATATTTTGAAGACATTTTTCATCATTTTGCCAAGGACGATATTATCCAGGCGGTGAAAGAAGGGCACATGATTGGAACCTCCAACACACATTTTTCGCCGGATGACAGCCTAACGCGGGCACAGGCGGCGACAATTGCCTCTCGTGTTTTAAAGCTTTCGCCCTCTTCCAACATGGCCTTTTCAGACACAAAGGGCCATTGGGCGGAAAGGGAAATTGCGGCGGCGGCCGAGGCGGGATTTTTCATGGGCTATCCCGACGGCTCGTTCCAGCCGGAGCGGGTGATGTCCCGGGAGGAGATGGCAAGCCTGCTGTTTCGCATGATTCAAACCGACGTGCAGGGCGCCGGGCCGGTCTTTTCCGACGTGTTAGAAGAACGCTGGTCTTATCAGGAAATCACCGCTTTGGCCCAGGCGGGAATTTTAAACGGATATGAAGACGACACCTTCCGGCCGGAAAGAGCGCTGACGCGGGGAGAAATGGCTGCGCTTTTGGCGCGTTTGCCCGAGCAATAA
- a CDS encoding SLC13 family permease: MLSQILAVTIFVLMFGLIISEKLERHVVTLLCALATLVIVFGVCMHSFSAITQTLNLKSIFTSSFWHTAGQAEESSSGINWATIIFIAGMMVMVEGMAKAGFFRWLCIAIAKLVRYKTTAIFITFMVMSAVLSMFIDSITVILFLAAVTVELAQLLKFDPIPMILSEVFCANLGGSATMCGDPPNIIIGTSLGYTFGDFLTNTGVIAGISLIVVVLYFFLIFRKSFPRSAQAQQNAYPDPKEMIADKKSFVMSCIIFAIAVVLLITHGSTGLTVAFIGLFIALLTLITAGRSALALLKKLDYKTLLFFIGLFVVVGGLEQTGVLELMAGLIGRACGGNLYLMVAIIVWVSGIASAFVDNIPFAATMIPIIKSLAATQGADLSVLAWSLSMGTDIGGSATPIGASANVVGTSVAAKEGYPVGWGRYCKAMVPATLIVLTISMGAIWLIHI, translated from the coding sequence TTGCTGTCTCAAATTTTAGCAGTAACAATATTTGTGCTCATGTTTGGCCTGATTATCTCAGAAAAACTGGAGCGCCATGTTGTAACGCTGCTTTGCGCCCTGGCTACGCTTGTCATTGTTTTTGGAGTGTGCATGCATAGCTTTTCGGCCATTACACAAACATTAAATTTAAAAAGCATTTTTACGTCATCGTTCTGGCACACGGCAGGACAGGCCGAGGAAAGCTCCAGCGGAATTAACTGGGCTACCATAATTTTTATTGCGGGTATGATGGTTATGGTAGAGGGCATGGCAAAAGCGGGCTTTTTCCGCTGGCTGTGCATTGCCATTGCAAAATTGGTGCGCTATAAAACCACGGCCATTTTCATTACGTTTATGGTGATGTCTGCGGTTTTGTCCATGTTTATCGACTCTATTACCGTCATTTTGTTTTTGGCGGCGGTTACGGTGGAGCTTGCGCAGCTGTTAAAGTTTGACCCGATTCCAATGATATTGTCTGAGGTGTTTTGTGCGAATTTAGGCGGCTCCGCCACCATGTGCGGAGACCCTCCGAACATTATCATCGGAACGTCTTTGGGGTACACATTCGGCGATTTTCTGACCAACACAGGCGTAATTGCGGGAATTTCGCTAATTGTGGTTGTTCTTTACTTTTTTCTTATTTTCCGCAAATCCTTTCCCCGTTCCGCCCAGGCGCAGCAAAACGCTTATCCGGATCCAAAGGAAATGATTGCGGATAAGAAAAGCTTCGTTATGTCCTGCATCATTTTTGCCATTGCGGTGGTGCTGTTAATCACCCACGGGTCCACGGGGCTTACGGTGGCGTTTATCGGTTTGTTTATCGCACTGTTAACACTGATTACTGCGGGCAGATCGGCCCTTGCGCTGCTGAAAAAACTGGACTATAAAACATTGCTGTTCTTCATCGGCCTGTTTGTTGTTGTCGGCGGACTGGAGCAGACCGGAGTTTTAGAGCTTATGGCAGGCCTTATCGGCAGGGCGTGCGGCGGCAACCTTTATCTAATGGTGGCAATTATCGTTTGGGTGTCCGGCATTGCCAGCGCATTTGTGGACAACATCCCCTTTGCCGCTACCATGATTCCGATTATCAAATCGCTGGCGGCAACGCAGGGCGCAGATCTTTCTGTTCTGGCCTGGTCGCTGTCTATGGGAACGGATATCGGCGGCAGTGCCACACCGATCGGTGCGTCGGCCAACGTTGTGGGAACTTCGGTTGCCGCAAAGGAAGGATATCCCGTTGGCTGGGGCAGATACTGCAAAGCAATGGTGCCAGCCACGCTGATTGTGCTGACAATTTCAATGGGAGCAATTTGGCTGATTCATATTTAA
- a CDS encoding dockerin type I domain-containing protein: MKKLNAIISVLISSILFLFSTSVFAETATTTPEAAVINGIDVLAAEDIDFTNAYPYVLYQNEYGNLETIYDDPIVVSWTSPELGSYVIETLGEVSTTISVYSVNEQGEVTGSPSVARADSNLHAQYNTTCLGGLNKYIVIKKNSDHPSPGTDFLFRIVRTDQSDDATNYLDEARQDAANNNFSNLKNSACLDYSGDVDIFTYNVTSGGTVGFKFKNVDADLTVTVRQEAPNSFMGTFNYGSFQIPSNVEKTHTMRLSTGKYYIQINETAPDAINKNYLYSYDFEFIPPGSTSKSTVSGTVSTPAATANIDSLFNDLHSMTVYAKTSVLGDVVTSTVVDSAGNYQLDLAPGSYVLEFERAGYLTRYTQVTVGSSDVTVPDKTLLKGDVNGDGVVNQTDSELVIAAFATSYPNSGYDPACDIDGNAVINTDDVTVVLGNYGKTIESYGENVVIPGVSGKITPVVSTDDDDFDDLHKITVTMKRASDGAVVAATEADKATGAYSFIARESGNFILEFRRAGYLTRQTAVTFSDSKIVLPDKALLAGDVNGDGVVNQTDSELVIAAYGIGYQDAGYDPACDFDGDSNITVSDVGMVVSNNGKTTNDYID; the protein is encoded by the coding sequence ATGAAAAAATTAAATGCAATCATATCTGTACTAATATCCAGCATCTTGTTCCTTTTCAGCACAAGTGTTTTTGCAGAAACAGCAACGACAACGCCTGAAGCAGCAGTCATAAATGGCATAGATGTGCTTGCCGCCGAAGACATTGATTTTACAAATGCATATCCATATGTTCTATATCAAAATGAGTACGGAAACTTAGAAACAATTTATGATGATCCCATTGTTGTTAGCTGGACGTCACCTGAATTGGGAAGTTACGTGATTGAAACGCTGGGCGAAGTTTCAACTACCATCAGCGTTTATAGCGTTAATGAACAAGGGGAAGTCACAGGTTCTCCTTCTGTGGCCCGTGCTGACAGCAATCTTCATGCACAATATAACACCACCTGTTTGGGAGGCTTGAACAAATATATTGTAATTAAGAAGAATTCAGATCATCCAAGTCCCGGAACCGATTTTCTATTCCGCATCGTTAGAACCGACCAATCAGATGATGCGACCAATTACCTGGATGAAGCGAGGCAAGACGCCGCGAATAATAACTTTTCTAATTTAAAAAACAGCGCTTGCCTTGATTACAGCGGCGATGTGGACATTTTCACCTACAATGTAACATCCGGAGGAACAGTAGGTTTTAAGTTCAAAAACGTCGATGCAGATTTAACTGTGACCGTCCGTCAGGAAGCTCCCAATTCATTTATGGGCACATTTAATTACGGAAGCTTTCAGATACCGAGCAATGTAGAAAAGACCCATACAATGCGATTAAGCACCGGTAAGTATTATATTCAAATAAATGAAACCGCTCCTGACGCAATAAACAAAAACTATTTATATAGTTATGACTTTGAATTCATTCCGCCCGGTTCTACAAGTAAATCTACTGTCAGCGGAACAGTTTCTACTCCTGCAGCAACCGCAAATATTGACAGCCTCTTTAACGATTTGCATAGCATGACTGTTTATGCGAAAACTTCTGTACTTGGAGATGTTGTTACATCCACAGTGGTTGATTCTGCCGGAAACTATCAGCTTGACCTTGCACCCGGCAGTTATGTTTTGGAGTTTGAACGCGCCGGATATTTAACACGCTATACACAGGTCACTGTTGGGAGCTCGGATGTAACGGTTCCGGATAAAACCCTGCTGAAGGGGGATGTAAACGGTGACGGTGTTGTGAATCAAACGGATTCGGAATTAGTCATAGCAGCATTTGCAACATCATACCCCAATTCAGGGTATGACCCGGCCTGTGATATTGACGGTAATGCTGTAATCAATACCGATGATGTTACTGTGGTTCTTGGCAATTATGGTAAAACCATTGAAAGCTATGGGGAAAATGTCGTCATACCGGGGGTATCTGGAAAAATTACACCTGTTGTAAGTACGGATGACGACGATTTTGATGATCTGCATAAGATTACTGTGACAATGAAGAGAGCGTCGGATGGTGCGGTGGTTGCAGCCACTGAAGCAGACAAAGCAACAGGGGCCTATTCTTTTATTGCCCGGGAAAGCGGCAATTTCATTCTTGAATTTAGGCGGGCCGGCTACCTTACCCGCCAAACTGCGGTTACGTTCAGTGACAGCAAAATTGTATTGCCCGACAAAGCTTTGCTTGCCGGCGATGTAAACGGCGATGGCGTTGTGAATCAAACGGATTCGGAATTAGTTATAGCTGCATATGGAATAGGATACCAAGATGCAGGATATGACCCAGCTTGTGATTTTGATGGTGATTCTAATATCACTGTTTCTGATGTAGGTATGGTTGTGAGCAATAATGGCAAAACTACAAATGATTATATAGATTAG
- a CDS encoding MSCRAMM family protein: protein MEAMNDKNNPFNQKCQRCCCCCCCPHPYPPPPPPSGLGSFTAVKRDGDTNLPLAGAVYSLYRLNNAEPAATAASDITGALRFTDLEPGEYILSETTAPEGYQSNPETFMVVVDEQGNVTINGEIAEGFSIYDTLAPQPARFLFLKTDGQTGQPLSGAVFRLLSGETAASDDDGVVDFGFLLPGTYTMTEVSPPDGYDPNTEEYAVTVNPDGSIYVNGVPLADFTVANTPSLPLSPTPVIYSITEGDMFILGEGVPGAELVVLLPDGTKVTTTVNENGIWLVPIPSGIVLFAGQTVYAYQTVPGYAPSENASFVVQPRN, encoded by the coding sequence ATGGAAGCTATGAATGATAAAAACAATCCATTCAATCAGAAATGTCAAAGGTGCTGTTGCTGCTGTTGCTGTCCGCACCCTTATCCGCCGCCTCCCCCGCCTTCGGGTCTGGGTTCGTTTACGGCTGTAAAGCGTGACGGCGACACCAACCTGCCGCTTGCAGGCGCGGTATATTCTCTCTACCGCCTAAACAATGCAGAGCCGGCTGCCACAGCTGCCTCTGACATAACCGGCGCACTGCGCTTTACCGATTTAGAGCCGGGGGAATATATCCTTTCTGAAACCACCGCGCCGGAAGGGTATCAGTCGAACCCGGAAACGTTTATGGTCGTTGTTGATGAACAGGGAAATGTTACCATAAACGGTGAAATTGCCGAAGGGTTTTCTATTTACGACACCCTTGCGCCGCAGCCGGCCCGGTTTTTGTTTTTAAAAACTGACGGCCAAACCGGGCAGCCCCTTTCCGGTGCGGTTTTCAGGCTGTTAAGCGGCGAAACTGCCGCATCAGACGACGACGGGGTTGTAGATTTCGGATTTCTTTTGCCGGGAACGTATACTATGACGGAGGTTTCGCCCCCGGATGGGTATGACCCAAACACGGAAGAATATGCCGTAACGGTGAACCCGGACGGAAGCATTTATGTAAACGGCGTGCCTCTTGCTGACTTCACCGTTGCCAACACACCATCTCTGCCTTTAAGCCCCACACCGGTTATATATTCTATTACCGAGGGGGATATGTTCATTCTTGGCGAGGGCGTGCCCGGCGCAGAGCTTGTCGTTTTATTGCCCGACGGCACAAAAGTTACTACCACAGTAAACGAAAACGGCATTTGGCTTGTTCCCATTCCTTCCGGCATTGTGCTTTTTGCCGGCCAAACAGTTTATGCCTATCAAACTGTGCCCGGCTATGCCCCCAGTGAAAATGCTTCTTTCGTTGTTCAGCCAAGAAACTAA
- a CDS encoding alpha-L-fucosidase, whose protein sequence is MNNKQWFQEEAKFGMMIHWGLYTLLAGEYRGKRIPHIGEWAQSYFEIPNAEYEKLAEAFNPIYFDPEEWVLAAKAAGMNYMVVTSKHHEGFCLFHSAYDTFNVVDGTPFGRDVIGELSQACRKHGLKFGLYYSQELDWHEPNGGGYKSGKTNCGEMSWTNCWDFPDNEHKNFEQCFRAKTLPQVKELLTNYGDLCLIWFDTPHVITPAQSQELYDLVKSLQPNCLINTRIGNGLGDYRSMGDNEIPDEDMSGILAEAPTTLNDTWGFKYFDDNWKSADEVLRLKNHLNSRGINYLLNVGPDGLGRLPAPAADILKEVGKRA, encoded by the coding sequence ATGAACAACAAACAGTGGTTTCAAGAAGAGGCCAAATTCGGCATGATGATACATTGGGGGCTTTACACCCTGCTTGCAGGGGAATACCGGGGAAAACGAATTCCCCATATCGGCGAGTGGGCCCAGTCTTATTTTGAAATTCCAAACGCGGAATATGAAAAGCTGGCAGAGGCGTTCAACCCCATTTATTTCGACCCGGAGGAGTGGGTGCTGGCCGCAAAGGCGGCGGGCATGAACTATATGGTGGTAACCAGCAAGCACCACGAGGGGTTTTGCCTGTTTCATTCTGCATACGACACGTTTAACGTGGTAGACGGCACGCCCTTCGGCCGGGACGTTATTGGGGAATTGTCCCAAGCCTGCCGAAAGCACGGATTAAAGTTCGGACTTTATTATTCCCAGGAGTTAGACTGGCACGAGCCAAACGGCGGAGGCTACAAGTCGGGCAAAACCAACTGCGGCGAAATGTCCTGGACAAACTGCTGGGATTTTCCCGACAACGAACACAAAAATTTTGAACAGTGCTTTCGGGCAAAAACTTTGCCCCAGGTGAAAGAACTTTTAACCAATTACGGCGATTTGTGCCTCATCTGGTTCGACACGCCCCACGTCATCACCCCTGCGCAAAGCCAGGAGCTTTACGACCTGGTGAAATCCCTCCAGCCAAACTGCTTAATCAACACGCGCATCGGAAACGGCCTGGGGGACTATCGGTCCATGGGTGACAACGAAATTCCAGACGAAGACATGAGCGGCATTTTGGCAGAGGCCCCAACCACGCTGAACGATACGTGGGGCTTTAAATATTTTGACGATAACTGGAAAAGCGCAGACGAGGTGTTAAGGCTGAAAAACCACTTAAATTCCCGGGGCATTAACTATTTGTTAAACGTCGGGCCGGACGGGCTTGGCCGCCTCCCCGCCCCGGCAGCAGACATTTTAAAAGAGGTCGGAAAAAGAGCATAA